One Mycobacteroides abscessus ATCC 19977 genomic window carries:
- a CDS encoding tyrosine-type recombinase/integrase — MARTQRITLTGRAHTYTVLGQDHLPIAPVTEYLQFLRDDQASPNTLRAYAAGLAAWWNLLEETNTGWTDVTTALFGEFLTYLRTGDLPGTSRIGPPAVWLSAASVQQRAAAVLSFYRYHAHAHNLDAPYQRLYGTLGKPGRARYIPLLAGVGRPVRKPRPIYRVRGGNTSRTPVLLPEQVRTILDLCAVQDRSGQWSGSPAALRDRLLFALLAETGMRMGEALTLRHHDVHIGAGGTPWVEVVPRQDHPAGVRVKGGHRRIYVGDDLEALYSAYVWHLVDTGAHEHVPDLDTHFVFVNLAGGQLYAPTRPETVYAKVRSISHNAKGAVPKDWSPHWMRHTHATALLLSGVPPHVVMRRLGHQDIQTTLSTYGWVTEDAEMRSVAEWRNFVAGWKGLHDDPH, encoded by the coding sequence GTGGCACGCACTCAACGGATCACCCTGACCGGCCGCGCGCACACCTACACCGTCCTGGGACAAGACCACCTGCCGATCGCGCCGGTGACCGAGTACCTGCAGTTCCTGCGCGATGATCAAGCATCCCCGAACACCTTGCGTGCCTACGCCGCAGGCTTAGCGGCGTGGTGGAATCTGCTGGAAGAGACCAACACCGGGTGGACCGACGTTACGACCGCACTGTTCGGAGAATTCCTCACTTATCTACGTACCGGGGACCTGCCGGGCACCAGCCGCATCGGGCCACCAGCGGTGTGGCTATCGGCAGCCTCAGTGCAGCAGCGGGCCGCGGCGGTGCTTTCGTTCTACCGCTACCACGCGCATGCGCACAATCTGGACGCTCCGTATCAACGCCTGTACGGCACCTTGGGTAAGCCGGGACGCGCGCGATATATCCCGCTGCTGGCCGGGGTGGGACGCCCCGTGCGCAAACCACGGCCGATCTACCGGGTACGAGGCGGAAACACCAGCCGCACACCGGTGCTGCTACCAGAGCAGGTACGCACAATTTTGGACTTGTGTGCTGTGCAGGACCGCAGTGGGCAATGGAGCGGGTCACCGGCGGCGCTGCGCGATCGGCTGCTGTTCGCGCTGCTGGCCGAGACCGGGATGCGAATGGGTGAGGCATTGACATTGCGGCACCACGACGTACATATCGGTGCCGGCGGCACCCCCTGGGTGGAAGTCGTTCCCCGTCAAGACCATCCGGCCGGGGTGCGGGTCAAAGGCGGACACCGCCGTATCTACGTGGGTGATGATCTGGAAGCGCTGTATTCGGCGTACGTGTGGCATCTGGTCGACACCGGCGCCCATGAGCACGTGCCGGACCTTGATACGCACTTCGTGTTCGTCAACCTCGCCGGCGGCCAACTGTACGCGCCGACACGCCCCGAGACCGTGTACGCCAAGGTCCGCAGCATCAGCCACAACGCCAAAGGCGCCGTGCCGAAGGACTGGTCTCCGCACTGGATGCGCCACACCCATGCCACCGCGCTGCTGTTATCAGGTGTGCCACCGCACGTGGTGATGCGCCGGCTCGGGCACCAAGACATCCAAACCACCTTGTCCACCTACGGCTGGGTGACCGAGGACGCCGAAATGCGCAGCGTGGCCGAATGGAGAAACTTCGTCGCCGGATGGAAGGGCCTGCACGATGACCCCCACTAA
- a CDS encoding ImmA/IrrE family metallo-endopeptidase, whose translation MATVEVFGARVRQARVLRRMSSTAVMEHMGWRSPRQTRLEQSETAELDTAEFSRLVALLRFPARFFTSAPISRVSAQDLLFRAPKSTTVSEKEYLAMFANVAGDLLDELNKHTKLPGVQLEPVPVGTDVVTAAAKARSWLALEPSAPVRYLTYDLECAGVPVIMRSRHSRSSRYVNWDNEIDDEPAGLLTERHLGCSARTGEFRQRPLVLVRGMDSWERTRWTIAHEIGHLVLHRYGAVSDEEERAASRFASEFLAPAAVIADELPAAVTLNSLIPLKLRWGISLGALIMHLRQSALIDQDRAETLQRQLYTRINTETGCTWGKTEPGWDARKPERPRLLLKWIEECFGASSAVELAVHDLIFPTDLLADFLTGQRGTPPKSAAQSARERDLVNAGARGQVLKLDRARSCRQA comes from the coding sequence ATGGCGACGGTAGAAGTGTTCGGAGCCCGGGTCCGTCAGGCCCGGGTGCTGCGCAGGATGTCCAGTACCGCGGTGATGGAACATATGGGTTGGCGATCGCCCCGCCAGACCCGGCTGGAGCAATCCGAGACCGCCGAGCTGGACACCGCGGAATTCTCTCGCCTGGTTGCGCTGCTGCGTTTCCCGGCAAGGTTTTTCACCAGCGCGCCGATCTCGCGAGTCAGCGCCCAGGACTTACTGTTCCGGGCACCCAAGTCCACGACCGTCTCCGAGAAGGAGTACTTGGCGATGTTCGCCAACGTGGCCGGTGACCTGCTCGATGAGCTGAACAAGCACACCAAGTTGCCCGGTGTGCAGCTCGAACCGGTCCCAGTGGGCACCGATGTGGTGACTGCCGCGGCCAAGGCCCGCAGCTGGCTGGCCCTGGAACCGAGTGCACCGGTCAGGTATCTGACCTATGACCTCGAATGTGCCGGGGTACCGGTCATCATGCGCTCGCGCCATAGCCGATCCTCGCGGTATGTGAACTGGGACAATGAGATCGATGACGAACCGGCAGGCCTGCTAACTGAAAGGCACCTGGGATGTTCGGCCCGCACCGGAGAGTTCCGGCAGCGGCCGCTGGTGCTGGTGCGTGGCATGGACTCGTGGGAACGCACCCGGTGGACCATCGCCCACGAGATCGGGCATCTGGTGTTGCATCGTTACGGAGCTGTCAGCGATGAGGAGGAACGGGCGGCATCACGGTTCGCCTCGGAGTTCCTGGCGCCCGCGGCGGTGATCGCCGATGAGCTGCCGGCGGCGGTGACACTGAACAGCCTGATTCCACTGAAACTGCGTTGGGGAATCTCCCTGGGTGCGCTGATCATGCATCTGCGCCAATCTGCTCTCATCGACCAAGACCGGGCCGAAACCCTGCAGCGCCAGCTCTACACCCGCATCAACACCGAGACAGGCTGCACGTGGGGAAAAACCGAACCTGGCTGGGATGCAAGGAAACCCGAACGGCCCCGGCTGCTGCTGAAATGGATCGAGGAATGCTTCGGGGCGAGCTCTGCGGTGGAGTTGGCTGTCCATGACCTGATTTTCCCGACCGACTTGCTCGCCGATTTCCTCACCGGCCAGCGCGGAACACCACCGAAATCGGCGGCGCAGTCTGCGCGCGAGCGTGATCTTGTCAACGCCGGCGCGCGCGGTCAGGTCCTCAAGCTGGATCGAGCCCGATCCTGCCGGCAGGCATAA
- a CDS encoding tyrosine-type recombinase/integrase has protein sequence MTPTNPPEDLTPKSAGPDTSWAHQWAQVPPRWRTPIYRIDTAPASEVFTLNNYYRTRSNGQGYDFTPAGPPRFADELAWWVYICWREGLCRIDPGDLKWFLRALPAVIEDYQRRHGRPPHSLLDLTASEIMRHAVVSFERRNGRLPTAGYRRNLGYTIDKLFVLLAVRCSEAPWWSRDLWDLRIDPRIPQREHEPRHEQALKLAGIEPDWLREGVRFWMRTALTHQLFTWTTVISRSGNLGRQLGTFCVARGHLHDPLISTDPDTLRDVFLDFLDHLRSPQASANKRGLTDYMVAEIQYEVQSFYTFMYDHAAEAAAATSNMRWKDITVGHTRLWAPAYQPRRAKKYRELTWYSTADLQRMLTYLDVLAARTSQRIILNQPDGTITVAPGLGDPQAARIWLLQAMTGRRASEILMLDHDPLSAIPGVDRPPDSDNETFVARLRYQQTKVEGVDPTILVEQPVVDIITEQQRWLAEHHPDIRPKYLFVGMLHQHQGQRPRAYSSYLNALRRLDAIHALTDSAGHKLRFTQTHRLRHTRATELLNDGVPFHVVQRYMGHKSPEMTARYAATLAATAEAEFLKHKKIGAHGADIAISPNDIYDMTQLGKRTDRILPNGVCLLPPLKSCDKGNACLSCGHFATDRTHLEELVAQRAATHTLLEQRRAQVLARTGRELTDENVWVAERLREITSLNAIIGRLSSKELGEAQAVGGPATAERIPLLPIVTRGSHQSALDKARRPDHPTG, from the coding sequence ATGACCCCCACTAACCCTCCAGAAGACCTCACACCGAAATCGGCGGGACCAGATACATCCTGGGCTCACCAATGGGCACAAGTGCCCCCGCGATGGCGCACGCCGATCTACCGGATCGATACAGCGCCAGCCTCTGAAGTCTTCACACTCAACAACTACTACCGCACCCGCAGCAACGGGCAGGGCTATGACTTCACCCCGGCAGGCCCGCCCAGATTCGCCGACGAGCTGGCCTGGTGGGTGTACATCTGTTGGCGAGAAGGGTTGTGCCGCATCGATCCCGGAGATCTCAAATGGTTCCTGCGGGCCCTGCCGGCAGTCATCGAGGACTACCAGCGCCGACATGGCCGCCCCCCGCACAGCTTGCTCGATTTGACCGCCTCCGAGATCATGCGACACGCCGTCGTGTCGTTTGAGCGCCGCAACGGCCGTCTACCCACCGCCGGCTACCGCCGCAACCTGGGCTACACGATCGACAAATTGTTCGTGCTACTGGCCGTGCGCTGCAGCGAGGCACCCTGGTGGTCCCGTGATCTGTGGGACCTGCGTATCGACCCGCGTATCCCGCAACGCGAACATGAACCACGCCACGAACAAGCACTCAAACTCGCCGGAATAGAACCTGATTGGCTGCGGGAAGGGGTGCGCTTTTGGATGCGTACCGCCTTGACACATCAACTGTTCACCTGGACAACGGTCATCAGCCGCAGCGGCAACCTGGGCCGGCAACTGGGCACCTTCTGTGTCGCACGCGGCCACCTGCACGATCCGCTGATCAGCACCGACCCCGACACGCTGCGCGATGTGTTTCTCGATTTCCTGGACCACCTGCGCAGCCCGCAAGCCTCAGCCAACAAACGCGGATTGACCGACTACATGGTCGCCGAGATCCAATACGAGGTGCAGTCCTTCTACACCTTCATGTACGACCATGCCGCCGAAGCTGCCGCCGCAACCTCAAACATGCGCTGGAAAGACATCACCGTCGGGCACACCCGCCTATGGGCTCCGGCCTACCAACCCCGTAGAGCCAAGAAATACCGCGAACTAACGTGGTACAGCACCGCCGATCTGCAACGGATGCTCACCTATTTGGATGTGCTGGCCGCACGCACCAGCCAGAGGATCATTCTCAATCAGCCCGACGGCACCATCACCGTAGCGCCAGGTCTGGGCGATCCGCAGGCGGCGCGAATATGGCTGCTGCAAGCCATGACCGGGCGCCGGGCCTCGGAAATCTTGATGCTTGATCATGATCCGCTCTCAGCCATTCCCGGAGTGGATCGGCCACCGGATTCTGACAACGAGACATTCGTGGCCCGGCTGCGTTACCAGCAGACCAAAGTCGAGGGCGTCGACCCCACGATCTTGGTCGAACAGCCCGTGGTCGACATCATCACCGAACAGCAGCGCTGGCTCGCCGAACACCACCCGGACATACGTCCCAAGTACCTGTTCGTCGGAATGCTGCATCAGCATCAAGGCCAACGGCCCCGCGCCTACAGTTCCTATCTAAACGCGCTGCGCAGACTCGATGCCATCCACGCGTTGACCGACTCAGCCGGACACAAGCTGCGGTTCACCCAAACCCACCGGCTCCGGCACACCCGTGCCACCGAACTACTCAACGACGGAGTGCCCTTTCACGTCGTGCAGCGCTACATGGGGCACAAGAGCCCCGAGATGACCGCCCGCTATGCCGCCACCCTTGCCGCGACCGCCGAAGCAGAATTCCTCAAACACAAGAAGATCGGTGCCCACGGCGCCGACATAGCGATCAGCCCCAATGACATCTACGACATGACCCAACTCGGCAAGCGTACCGACCGAATTTTGCCGAACGGGGTGTGCCTGCTGCCGCCGCTAAAATCATGCGACAAGGGCAACGCCTGTTTGTCCTGCGGGCATTTCGCCACCGACCGTACGCATCTTGAGGAACTTGTCGCTCAGCGTGCCGCAACCCACACACTGCTGGAGCAACGCCGGGCGCAGGTACTTGCCCGAACCGGACGTGAGCTGACCGATGAGAACGTTTGGGTTGCCGAACGACTCCGCGAAATCACGTCCCTGAATGCGATTATCGGCCGCCTGAGCTCAAAGGAACTAGGTGAGGCCCAGGCCGTTGGCGGGCCAGCCACTGCCGAGCGGATACCGCTGTTGCCCATAGTCACTCGCGGGTCCCATCAGTCAGCACTCGACAAAGCCCGCCGACCGGACCACCCGACCGGATGA